actctaaaaaAGACACAAATATAAGAGAAATATGAGAGCTTGATGTAAAAATGATGAATGAGAATATTTATTAACTATTTGAATTGGGTATAAAAAGattcaaaaaatttgaaaatggtcatgaaatgactctatttTTAGAATGGGGATTTTTGTTTTACGAATTtgaaaaaatactccatccgtcccattaaatatgcaacatctACTTTTCGGCATAGGATTTTTTGTAGTGTCGTTTTGTGATTTaatgaaaaaagaagaaaaagttgagagagtattatttatatttttaggccatccgcaatggggcggacgatggcacgtccgatggcgcgcatcgtccgcgcccgccatcgtccgccccattgcgggtgcgtgacataggccgcggacgatcgtcgcgccctatactaagggcgcggagtatagcgcggacgataggccatcggccgccccactgtgggctacgcggacgatgacacgcgtttttgattttctatttaaatctcgtttctcattcatttgtacatacgaacatatcgactatctctttacatattctctctcaacattcaaccaaaatgaatttcggcgacgacaccaatagttttAGTTCGTCTGAGTCCGGTAGTTCGACGTctgagtttgcatttttttaattcgcattgtaatgtattaatttttattaaatgaaatgaagtttttgaaatttgtattttaatttattagttttttaaattcgtatggattttgtaaatattaaaaaaataatgatgtggcgcgccttagggcgcccccaTTGCATGTGgagaggtaggaggataaaactgatgacgtggcgcgccttagggcgccccactgctgatgcccttagaaaagtttcatttttaatgagacaaactaaaaagaaaaacgtttcatttttaaacaGAGAGTATATTTTAATGGGTTAAAGTCACGGCCAACGCATAGCGCTCTACATGCCCCGCGCGTGTCCCTCCCACTCAACGAGCGGTTTATTCAATCACTTTATGGAATATGCTCATTATGCATATGATTCATTAAAAATGTTGAAATTATTAGAATACAATTCATAAATTACACCAATCTTGCAGcaaaaaataatgatatttacTCCATACATGAACATGTTATGACGCTCATAGATACATAGACAAATCATAGTATAAGTTTTGAAGACACAATAAAACCATAATTTAGACTATAAGTTTTGAAGAGACAATAAAACCATAATTTACTTGACGATATgaaagtatatatatttttaactttttgttTGTTGAAATTTGGGAGAAAGGGTGAATTTTTTGGAAGAGATGAGGGTAGTGGCGGATTTAGGATTTTCGATTCGGGGATACGAAAAAAAAGGATATGGGAAGGACTGATGAGATATGGAGGAGAGGTTGGGTTTTTTGATGTGGCCTTAAATGTGACGGATTGGATTATTCAAAATATCAGCTCAAAAATCTTGTTAGGAAGTGGAGTCATATGGTGCACGGTATATGGAGTAGGCTGCTGGCAAATTTGAAAAAGGCGATGTGGCTTCATCTTTAAATGAGAGAGAATTAGCCCGATAGAGAGCATGACTCAGATTGTTAGTATAGCAAAGACGATAGAAAGAGGCTAAAATGGCAAACGATGTAGCCACTGGAGTAGCTCGACTACCCACTTTTGTCAGTTGGCGGCCCCCTCTGTCGGATATCCTTAAGCTCAATACTGACACATCGCTGAAGGGAGGATCAGGACATGCTTTTGGTGGTGGTCTCATCCGTGATACTACAGGATCTTGGAGGTATGGTTTTGTTGCTAATGTTAGAGTGTGTTCTATTTTGACTGTTGAAATTTGATGCTTATTTCATGGGCTACAATTGGCAGAGAATATAGGTATTCGAAAGTTAGAGGTGGAGAGCGATAGTTTCACTGGTGTGTCCATTATTGTGGAGAACTTTGAAGTGGCCATCAATTGCAGATCTATAGTACGGAAAATGCAGAGTTTGTTACATGAGTTTGACTCAGTGGTGCTCCGTCACGTGCACATGGAAGTAAATTTCGCTGCTGACTTTCTGTCACATTACGCATACAACTTTCATAAAGGTGTCCATGTTTTAGAGTCTCCTCCTTCGGGTCTTAGTATTTGGTTGATGCATGATAGATTAGGTGTTTCTTACGTTCGTTAGTGTGTAATCGGGCTTTGCTCGCTTTTCttaccaaattttttttaaaaaattaggaGTTTTGAATTTCCTTACATTTTAGTTACGTTATGAATATTTATATAGAACGCAAACATAATGACTAACAAGAAATcatatagtgtataaatatctATTGTGGAGTAACTTTTAATCGTttgataaaacaaaacatggaaaaagataaacaaaatgttttaacaaaataaaacagaaaaggAATTAACTAAATATATCTATTGTGGAGTAACTTTTAAttgtttgataaaataaaatatgaaaaaaagttaaacaaattattctaacaaaataaaacagaaaaaaaattaaaataatatagtagaattttcAATTGTTAGAACATAATAAAAGCTTCAAAACAATAAAGGAACCCAAAATATAGTCAAAGAGGATCAGAGTCGGAACCGGAACCCAAAATATAGTCAAAGAGGATCAGAGTCGGAACCTCCATGTTAAAAGTAACACAACACCATAAGGCCACTATTACTCCTTTATAAGCAAATCTCTATAATTAGTATTTAGCCTTTTGATTTGGAGGTATACTGGCACCCCTTGTTATGAGTTCTCTGCCACTGGATGAGTGATATCTAgaataacaaaattaatggaTTCAATATAACGTAACAGATGTCTATTTTAATTAAGAGGATGCATACTTGACTTTCTATTTTAGGTGAACTATCCTTTAAATTCTTTTTTCTGAGGAAAAAATATTCTCATTAACCTAAATCAGAATTAACAATGACCATCATTTAAGCTGAAAGTTTTATTAGCTACTTACCGAGATATTCGGTAGccaccattttttttcttataatttttaagtGTACATGAATTTAAAGGGTCGTGCCACGAAAAactcaaatatgagacatttggTCTCAGGCATTACCTCTCTACTGCTTGATCAGCTCACACACATCAGTGACTATCATCTAGATGTGATTCTAGATTAAAACGGGCATTTTGACATGTCgacaagaaaatataaaaaaattatcataataCAGTTTGCGTTTAAAATTAAAGTAGTTTCGTTTCATATGGGGCATAGAATTGTCTTGTTGTTCTATTTGATATTCGAAGGTTGTCGCCTTAACTTCATTTTTAACCCCTCGTCGAAACTAAGATGGTATAGTTAGTAGCTTAGTGCCTTAATTTGGATAAAAACGtagattatatttaaatttgggTATATATATCTTAGTATTGTCACATTTATCACACAAATGCACTGTTTCAAAATAAGCAGTTTTTCCTACTAAAAATAGTTACtgtagaaaaaatgaaaaattatagtaatatcATTATATAAGAGTGATGTCCATTTTCACATAccataatttaagaaaaaatggtcaaacataccattaaaaattgaaaacattatatctgaaattaattaattttatcctAACACCACAGCCACTAAACAAATTTAGTAGTCGTACTAtatttgtgttgttgaagaagaataaaaataatgatttaaaattttttgattTGAATAATACTCACATAAGAAaagtaaatatttaaaaatagtgaaaaatatCTTTTCCTCTCGTTTTCATGGTGGAGACTGGAGACGCCCACATGTCATTCTCTATTACTATTATTTGAGAGAAGAGAAGAGGAATCCACATCCAAGCAACAATCCAAAGCAAATGGCGGATCAGCTAACCGACGAGCAGATCTCCGAATTCAAGGAAGCCTTCTCGCTATTCGACAAGGATGGCGATGGTAAACATATCATTTCCTATTGATTTTGTTTTGTACATCGATACGTCTCCATCCGGATCTGCTCAAATGCTCGTTATTTTCTGATCTGCTCGATTTCAGTTGTGTATGCGAGTTATTTGTATTGATTTTGCAATTGAGATGTAGATCGCTCACGGAAAGGAGATTTTggataatatttgttgttgtttgcttgTGTGTGGCTATTCAGAATCTCAGATTCTCCTCCCCGCCAATGCATCACGTGTTGTTGTTGGGAATTGACCTTATTGGAAATCATTGATATTTCGCTGCTTGTTTTTCAATTGCTTGCAAATGCATTTGACCTTCTCTGTAATCACGATCGTGTTTACTTGGTAGAATGTCTTGTGGTGTGGTGGTTGATTTTGAGTCAGAATTATGATGGTCAATTCGATTCTAGACCATCTAAGATGTTGTGGTCTCAATGTTTCTCTGATTGACTGTATATGTTGGTTATACAGGCATTAACAAGCACAGGGCAGGTAATTAGGATTAACTTCTTTTTTCCCTTCGGGCCGGGTTGTGTTAGGTTATTATTCTGCAGCTTTGATGTAAATTTTGTAATGAACGTAACCTGTGTTATTCACAGATTATGTGTCCTTTGTTGGCTCTTTTCAATTTTCCCTCTCTGATGTTGTTGTGCATTATTATTCACATAATGTTCATGGATTTTGATGGTATTATCTGAATTATTGTTCTTGTTTCCTGTGATCTTGAATGTTTTAGGCACTTGTCTCTCTCATTTTTAGttgcttctttcttttttcctgGTAATTTGTTGTCATTTTCTGGAAAACTTCTAAGTTTCCCTTCCCATGTAAATGCTTGCGAACTCTATCACAGGCTGCATCACTACCAAGGAGCTTGGTACCGTGATGCGATCTCTGGGGCAGAACCCCACAGAGGCGGAACTTCAGGATATGATCAATGAGGTTGATGCTGATGGCAATGGGACAATCGATTTCCCAGAGTTCCTCAACTTGATGGCCAGAAAGATGAAGGATACTGATTCAGAGGAAGAGCTCAAGGAAGCTTTCCGTGTTTTTGACAAGGACCAGAATGGATTCATTTCTGCAGCTGAGCTTCGACATGTCATGACAAACCTAGGGGAGAAGCTTACTGATGAGGAGGTTGATGAGATGATCCGCGAGGCTGATGTAGATGGTGATGGTCAGATCAACTACGAGGAGTTCGTCAGGGTCATGATGGCCAAGTGAGATCCGAACAACCAATTCTAAATCTTTTGAAAGTATGAAATAGACCATAAAAGGAATAAGGGCAGATAAGTCTGATGAGATTTCTATTTTCTCTTAGATGTATTCTTCTGGCATTATCAGCTTTATTTTGGTACTCACCTGTTTTTCATCTTGCATTGATTTTTAAGTGCTTTTGTTCTTCATTGTATGCTGTTTGCCCTGCTCTTTTTCCTCGTGAACCCTATTTCTTGACATTGATCGTAAGAACCTATATCAGTTGGACTGTAAGTAGCTGCATCATCTTTGTTCTGTTCATCTCATTTACTCTGATCACTTACTCATGGATGCTTTTTTTCTATGTATTCTCTTATAGTGCTCTATTTTTTGCCCTAGCTTTTACTCTTTTCTGCCCTACTCCATGGATCCATGTCTTGGGATtgtttgaactttgaaatggtgattttttttttgctttagtTTGTGGTTTGAAGATGTCATCTACTACTTATCAGCCCCCCTCCCTCCCAAAAAAGCACATACTCTCCCCTTCCAACTTTTTTTTAGAGAAAAACTTTTGCTTCTTGTGAATTGTTTTTTGAATTATGTTCTATGTACTCTATTTTAGAATATGCTCTATGTgctcatattttatttgtttttgccCCTTATACTTTTATTCCTTAGTTTTTGACAAATTACTTGTGCTTTTAATGATTTCCCCCCCTATATATACTCCCCTTGTCCCACATAAGCAAATCACTTTCATATTTGGAATGTCCCACCACaaatgagtcatttccctttttagcaaaaatacctcttttctctcttattttattcttccaactACTATATTGTCTCTTCACTTTACTTTTTTCTATCATACTATACTCTCTCTCTATTTActctttaaatattaatttcttaaatctagATTGCCTAGCTTATGGGGGGAGtataatttacataaaatttttaatttttgtgtgaaaaggagaaaagtaaagaaaatataaGTATGGGCCATAGGTATATAGATTTAGGTATGGAGGTAACAAAAGCGTGAACtgaaaaaaaaaggtaaaagtaCAAGGGGTGAAGTTTGTCCAATTGCATCCATTATTTTCCCGTAAAAGAGCATGagctatttctatttctatttagCTACTAGTATTATACTATTATGATTAGTCCAAAAATATACGAGATTGGAGGTATGGCGTTTGCTTTTCAGTCCTATCTAAAATGGGTCCAATTTTATTGAGTCTTAGTTTGTTTAGCAAGTAATAAGAAAACAAGAGGAATGAAACAGGAAAGACAATATTATGATAAGTATTATAGAAGTTGAAAGTAGATTAGAAATTGATGGTATTGTTGGGGTTTCAGCTGGGACATATGGTTTGAGAGTTCGAAGGGGCCATCCAAGGGGAAGACGCGCGAATTGCGAGCTCGATTGAAGAAACTTTGCCACAACGTTCACCCACGCCGATCCTCCATCCTCAAGCTCAACAACACTGCCACTCCCAATCACCATCACTCCTTTCCCAAGCTCTCTGCCAAAAAGTTTCTTAGTAAAGCACTGAAGAAGAAATCTAAACCTAGCAGCGAAGTCATACCTGATCCTAGGGAGTCCAACgacgaggaggagaaggagatgaaaatggaggtggaggtggaggtggaggaggatACGGACCCGGATAAGGAGATGAAGAAGGAGAAGGTTAAGGAGATGGAGATGAAGATGcagatggagatggagaaggagcgggaaagggagagggagagggagatgaAGGAGGAGAAGGTAAAGGAGATAGAGAAGACAATGgaaatggagatggagatggagagggagagggagagagagagggtgagGCAGATGGAGAATGAGAAGGAGAAGGCTCTAGAGATGGAGATGGAGCTAAAGAGAAGAAATAGCGTTggcaaggaaaaaaaagaaaaaactagAGAAAAGAAGGACAAAAATCTCCGACATAAGGAGAAAGATGCAGAGCCAAAGGAAGGCAATGATGACGAGGAAAAtgacaaggagaaggagaaggagaaggagaaggagaaggagaa
This portion of the Salvia splendens isolate huo1 chromosome 10, SspV2, whole genome shotgun sequence genome encodes:
- the LOC121751895 gene encoding calmodulin-like, which produces MADQLTDEQISEFKEAFSLFDKDGDGCITTKELGTVMRSLGQNPTEAELQDMINEVDADGNGTIDFPEFLNLMARKMKDTDSEEELKEAFRVFDKDQNGFISAAELRHVMTNLGEKLTDEEVDEMIREADVDGDGQINYEEFVRVMMAK